One window from the genome of Candidatus Chlorohelix allophototropha encodes:
- a CDS encoding ABC transporter ATP-binding protein gives MLSLDDVHTYIGQFHILQGISMQVRRGAATVLLGRNGAGKTTTLKTIMGLIPPRNGAIAFNGAKLDGEITYKLARRGIGYVPEDRGIFRDMTVEENLKLAARSVSSGEYRQRLDFCTELFPDMQRFMRQKAGTLSGGQQQMVAMSRGLMVDNKLLLIDEPSKGLAPIVVQAVIEALVKLKSHITILLVEQNFTMASIVGDYFYLIDDGHNVANGTMEELINDKELTRKYLGVGGV, from the coding sequence ATGTTAAGCCTAGATGATGTACATACTTATATCGGGCAGTTTCATATTTTGCAAGGCATCTCAATGCAGGTGAGGCGCGGTGCAGCGACAGTGCTGCTTGGGCGTAACGGCGCGGGCAAAACCACTACCTTGAAAACTATAATGGGCTTAATTCCCCCCCGCAATGGTGCAATTGCCTTCAATGGAGCAAAACTGGACGGAGAAATCACCTACAAGTTGGCACGGCGTGGTATTGGCTACGTGCCAGAAGATCGCGGAATTTTTCGCGATATGACGGTGGAAGAAAACCTCAAGTTGGCAGCACGCAGCGTTTCCAGTGGGGAATATCGCCAACGCTTAGATTTCTGCACCGAGCTTTTCCCCGATATGCAACGCTTTATGAGGCAAAAAGCCGGGACGCTTTCGGGTGGGCAACAACAAATGGTGGCGATGAGTCGGGGTTTAATGGTAGATAACAAGTTACTGCTGATTGATGAGCCAAGCAAAGGGCTTGCCCCTATCGTAGTGCAAGCGGTAATTGAGGCATTAGTCAAGCTCAAGAGCCATATAACGATTCTCTTGGTAGAGCAAAATTTCACGATGGCAAGCATCGTTGGAGATTATTTCTACTTGATAGATGATGGGCATAATGTTGCCAACGGTACGATGGAAGAGTTAATAAACGACAAGGAATTGACCCGCAAGTATCTTGGAGTAGGTGGAGTATGA
- a CDS encoding ABC transporter ATP-binding protein gives MSSSNETTILQTENLSRSFGGNVAVNGVSLSVQRGEFKSIIGPNGAGKTTFFNLISGMLPPSSGHITFEGSDITHTPAHKRSHLGIGRSFQITNVFPNLTVLENVRLAAQSRGSSNMIFWRSFRSYPQDEKRAYSILETVMLGGRELQPAQTLSHGDKRKLEIGILLATNPRLILLDEPTAGMSRDEVPGIIEVVQRIKQAGNCTVMLVEHKMDMVMNVSDSVAVMHYGQLIADGTPEEIAKNETVQSAYLGTYTERAV, from the coding sequence ATGTCAAGTAGTAATGAAACTACAATTCTTCAGACCGAAAATCTCTCCCGCTCGTTTGGCGGAAATGTTGCAGTAAACGGCGTTTCCCTTTCGGTGCAACGCGGTGAGTTTAAGAGCATAATCGGACCAAACGGGGCAGGTAAAACCACCTTTTTTAACCTTATCAGTGGCATGCTGCCGCCAAGTAGCGGGCATATCACTTTTGAAGGAAGCGATATTACCCATACGCCCGCTCACAAACGTTCGCATCTAGGTATCGGACGCTCTTTCCAGATTACCAATGTTTTTCCAAACCTAACAGTACTCGAAAATGTGAGGCTGGCAGCACAAAGCCGGGGCAGCAGTAATATGATTTTCTGGCGCTCTTTTCGAAGCTATCCTCAAGATGAGAAACGCGCCTATTCCATTCTCGAAACCGTAATGCTAGGCGGGCGCGAGTTGCAACCCGCTCAGACTCTTTCGCATGGAGATAAGCGCAAGCTGGAAATCGGGATATTGCTTGCCACCAACCCACGCCTGATTTTGTTAGACGAGCCAACCGCCGGAATGAGTCGGGATGAAGTGCCGGGCATTATTGAAGTGGTGCAGCGCATCAAGCAAGCCGGTAATTGCACCGTGATGCTGGTTGAGCATAAAATGGATATGGTAATGAATGTTAGCGATAGCGTAGCCGTGATGCACTACGGGCAGTTGATTGCCGACGGCACGCCGGAGGAGATAGCCAAGAATGAAACCGTCCAATCTGCCTACCTCGGCACTTACACCGAACGGGCTGTCTAA
- a CDS encoding substrate-binding domain-containing protein, with amino-acid sequence MSKSRPVKFYILTVLMMLISVFLVACGDNTATPVPATTAAPTKAATTAAATTAAATTSATTTAAAATTTAAAATTVAAATTGAATSTAPLVIGMINSRTGALAGYGKMVDDSWPAAIEYFTKGTGKIAGREVKLVVEDDAGDANKAVEAARKLVQQDKAEILVGTVSSAAAIQVAAVNEKELKKIFIVDPAADQSVTGAAFNKYTFRTARNTDQDAAAGAPYAVELASKKNKKIAHIYQDYAFGQGANVAWKEIATKTAGIQWTEVAVPLTATDYTPYIQKVLDAAPDVLVLNWAGATAIKLFQQMKDNDIYSKMALVSPIGDAKATVKSQGDTVIGAVGVGIYWHQFPKNAENDFLVKYYKEKYNTFPDVFDTSGMNLVSAINSALTKTNGDTDPEKLITVMEGMSFPSAKGTLTFRKEDHQALQPMYLVEMTKDTTGTFGFPVPKLLKELSAQESAPPIRRK; translated from the coding sequence ATGAGCAAAAGCCGACCGGTCAAATTTTATATACTGACCGTTTTGATGATGCTGATTTCTGTATTTCTGGTAGCTTGCGGTGATAATACCGCTACCCCGGTTCCAGCCACTACCGCTGCGCCGACCAAAGCTGCCACTACTGCAGCGGCTACCACGGCAGCGGCAACTACTTCAGCTACTACCACCGCTGCCGCCGCCACTACTACCGCTGCTGCTGCCACCACTGTCGCCGCTGCCACCACCGGGGCTGCTACCAGTACCGCGCCTTTGGTTATCGGTATGATTAACTCACGTACCGGAGCGTTAGCAGGTTATGGCAAAATGGTGGACGATAGCTGGCCCGCCGCTATTGAATATTTCACCAAAGGCACCGGCAAAATCGCAGGGCGTGAAGTTAAGCTAGTAGTAGAAGACGATGCTGGTGATGCCAACAAAGCGGTAGAAGCTGCCCGCAAGTTGGTTCAGCAGGACAAAGCCGAGATTTTGGTCGGCACTGTCAGCAGCGCAGCCGCCATTCAGGTAGCAGCCGTAAACGAAAAAGAATTGAAGAAAATCTTTATCGTTGACCCTGCTGCCGATCAGAGCGTTACCGGCGCTGCCTTCAACAAGTACACCTTCCGCACTGCCCGCAACACCGACCAAGATGCCGCCGCAGGCGCACCTTACGCGGTGGAATTGGCTTCTAAGAAAAACAAGAAGATTGCCCATATCTATCAGGATTATGCTTTCGGGCAAGGCGCTAACGTTGCTTGGAAGGAAATCGCTACCAAGACCGCCGGTATTCAGTGGACTGAAGTGGCTGTTCCCTTGACCGCCACCGATTACACCCCTTATATTCAGAAAGTGCTGGATGCCGCACCGGACGTGCTGGTATTGAACTGGGCAGGCGCAACCGCCATCAAGTTGTTCCAGCAGATGAAGGATAACGACATCTACAGCAAAATGGCGCTGGTCAGCCCTATCGGTGACGCAAAAGCTACCGTGAAATCACAGGGCGATACCGTAATCGGGGCTGTTGGTGTGGGTATCTACTGGCATCAGTTCCCCAAGAACGCGGAAAACGATTTCTTGGTGAAGTATTACAAAGAGAAGTATAATACCTTCCCTGACGTATTCGATACCAGTGGTATGAATTTGGTTTCCGCCATCAACTCTGCCTTGACTAAAACCAACGGCGATACCGACCCTGAAAAGCTTATCACGGTTATGGAAGGCATGTCCTTCCCTAGCGCGAAAGGTACGCTGACTTTCCGCAAGGAAGACCATCAGGCGCTACAGCCGATGTACTTGGTAGAGATGACCAAAGACACCACCGGGACATTTGGTTTCCCTGTACCGAAGCTGCTTAAGGAACTCTCTGCTCAGGAATCAGCGCCACCTATCCGCCGAAAGTAA
- a CDS encoding BTAD domain-containing putative transcriptional regulator: MSFGDDLILRTRLIPPRLRRWTLNRARLLEALEGATDYRLTILEAPTGYGKSTLLTSWLVSGQRTYAWYSLAQFEFDPFLFLLHLIYAFHQTDQAPGARALEVLERDWNEAQGSAEKRIAYRPALQVFINELATSLTADTFLVLDDFHFLEGQTELLRLAEELISVAPPNLHIIISTRSRPSFELLARWQVQQEMLFIDKDALAFTPEETARLFDECYGFRLSESQAIRLSSETEGWIIALQMVWQNLQGENSTVLESILKDLPRNLSGLFDYLAQEVLSRQSPDVQRFLLESAVLRRMSGPICDYVQERNAGESEQLLRRLSENGLFIIGQGVDESESAGGRSRLFSYRYHHLFGIFLYSRLQEDPAKLIALHSRAAAYLNGRNQIEDALHHRIAAQDWTQASILLEDGLGKQLVETGQLERLEYWLTLFPASFIVKQPALALLQGDCLRLTSRFEAAQQSYRLAIARYEQLLEENCSQTELLEGLALALQGRALVFLDTVQPLAAEEWLERALEAAEASGNSRLHAMLLHDLAENKLNRGRPLEAEDLHQQARKLLGESDSGSQQDARILLRSGRLAEAVAYLERRSEGKNRHPRRAARSHREEVLILSLLYSIRGEKELAVQLAEQGIFLARELKTPFTEAVAWQRLGHALMVSGDYQRSLEAYECGLELGEQLQVRRLRAEGLMGKGLLLGSYSQGNLATAQQALEEGIQVARSAGDEWIEGFLQLSLTAVLAEHGEYGEALGTAQIARAIMENCGDRFGIILARLWAALANSDAAELSLLKAECARYGYKFLLECPSMYGPKAPETFQRLHELSAGVNHSIQFQINTHSYDVKAPVEAMLLRITTLGIFSLHRPDGSELTPRDWQREKARQLFQLLLTRREKALSKDQILESLWPESDYMSAEARFKVALNALVRALEPERSSRAQSTYIIRTGSGSDLSYMLNLDPRYVWLDAIAFEQLAAQGAHIELQANSKDDALDAYTRALELYRGDFLPGCLYEDWAAVEREKLLSLFLTTAERLTRLLAVREQWERCMGVCRLILARDNCWEEAYRMMILAQWRLGNRSAALRTYDKCVSTLAEELGIEPMYQTQKLYNEILAG; encoded by the coding sequence ATGTCGTTTGGTGATGATTTAATACTACGAACCCGTTTGATACCACCTCGTTTAAGACGCTGGACGCTTAATCGCGCTCGTTTGCTTGAAGCGTTGGAAGGCGCTACCGATTATCGGTTGACCATACTGGAAGCGCCCACCGGCTATGGGAAAAGCACTTTGCTTACCAGTTGGTTGGTTTCCGGTCAACGCACCTACGCCTGGTATTCTCTTGCTCAATTCGAGTTTGACCCTTTTCTGTTCCTACTACATCTAATATATGCTTTTCACCAGACCGATCAAGCGCCGGGTGCTCGTGCGCTTGAAGTGTTGGAGCGAGACTGGAATGAGGCGCAAGGTTCTGCCGAAAAGCGCATTGCCTATCGCCCTGCCTTACAGGTATTTATAAATGAGCTTGCTACTTCCCTCACTGCTGATACTTTTCTGGTGCTGGATGATTTTCACTTTCTAGAGGGTCAAACAGAATTGTTGCGCTTGGCGGAAGAGTTAATTTCTGTTGCTCCTCCCAACTTGCACATTATTATTTCCACGCGCAGCCGCCCCAGTTTTGAATTGCTAGCGCGCTGGCAAGTACAGCAAGAAATGCTATTCATTGACAAAGATGCGCTTGCGTTCACTCCTGAAGAAACGGCACGTTTGTTTGATGAGTGCTACGGTTTTCGTCTGAGTGAATCGCAGGCAATCCGCCTTTCCAGCGAAACAGAAGGCTGGATTATTGCCTTGCAAATGGTTTGGCAGAATTTGCAAGGTGAAAATTCCACTGTCCTTGAAAGCATCTTGAAAGATCTGCCTCGCAATCTTTCCGGCTTATTTGACTACTTGGCGCAAGAGGTGTTAAGTCGCCAATCGCCCGATGTACAACGTTTTTTGCTGGAGAGCGCAGTATTACGTCGCATGTCAGGTCCAATCTGTGATTATGTGCAGGAGCGCAATGCTGGAGAAAGCGAACAACTTCTGCGCCGTCTCAGTGAGAATGGTCTTTTCATAATCGGTCAAGGAGTTGATGAGTCCGAATCGGCGGGCGGTAGATCGCGCCTCTTTTCATATCGCTATCATCATCTGTTTGGAATATTCCTGTATTCCCGTTTGCAGGAAGACCCAGCAAAACTGATAGCCTTACACTCACGCGCTGCTGCTTACCTGAATGGGCGAAACCAAATTGAGGATGCACTCCATCACCGCATCGCTGCACAGGATTGGACTCAAGCTTCAATTTTGTTGGAAGATGGTTTGGGTAAGCAATTAGTGGAAACCGGGCAATTAGAGCGACTGGAATACTGGCTTACTCTCTTTCCCGCCTCTTTTATAGTTAAACAACCCGCTCTTGCATTATTACAGGGCGATTGCCTGCGCCTGACCAGCCGTTTTGAGGCTGCACAGCAAAGTTACCGTTTGGCAATTGCGCGCTATGAACAACTTTTAGAGGAAAACTGTTCCCAAACTGAACTGCTTGAGGGTTTAGCGTTAGCTTTACAGGGTAGGGCGTTGGTTTTCCTCGATACCGTCCAGCCGTTGGCAGCGGAAGAATGGTTGGAGCGTGCGCTGGAAGCGGCAGAGGCTTCTGGCAATTCGCGCTTACACGCTATGTTATTACATGATCTCGCTGAAAATAAATTGAATCGTGGTCGTCCTCTTGAAGCCGAAGACTTGCACCAACAGGCACGAAAATTACTAGGAGAATCGGATAGTGGCAGCCAGCAGGATGCGCGAATTTTGTTGCGAAGTGGTAGGTTAGCAGAAGCGGTTGCTTATCTTGAGCGGCGTTCTGAAGGGAAAAACCGACATCCTCGTCGCGCTGCCCGTAGCCATCGCGAGGAGGTGCTGATTCTATCGTTATTGTATTCGATACGTGGTGAAAAAGAATTGGCGGTACAACTTGCCGAACAGGGCATATTCTTGGCGCGTGAATTGAAAACTCCATTTACCGAAGCAGTGGCATGGCAAAGGCTTGGTCACGCTTTGATGGTTTCAGGCGACTACCAGCGTTCTTTGGAAGCCTATGAATGCGGTCTGGAGTTGGGCGAACAATTACAAGTAAGACGTTTACGGGCAGAAGGCTTGATGGGCAAAGGGCTTTTATTGGGAAGCTACTCGCAGGGAAACCTTGCTACGGCGCAACAGGCTTTAGAAGAAGGGATTCAGGTAGCGCGAAGCGCCGGGGATGAATGGATAGAAGGCTTCCTGCAATTGAGCTTAACCGCAGTATTGGCAGAGCATGGCGAATATGGCGAAGCGTTGGGCACAGCCCAAATTGCCCGTGCCATAATGGAAAATTGCGGTGATAGATTCGGCATAATTCTTGCGCGCTTGTGGGCAGCGCTGGCTAACAGTGATGCGGCTGAACTTTCTTTACTGAAAGCTGAATGCGCCCGTTATGGCTATAAATTCTTGCTGGAATGCCCTAGTATGTACGGACCGAAAGCTCCTGAAACTTTCCAGCGTTTGCATGAATTATCGGCTGGCGTAAACCACAGCATACAATTTCAAATAAATACTCACTCTTATGATGTTAAAGCTCCGGTTGAAGCAATGCTTTTAAGGATAACTACCCTTGGAATCTTTTCGCTACATCGTCCTGATGGCTCAGAGCTTACCCCTCGCGATTGGCAACGTGAGAAAGCCCGCCAGTTATTTCAGCTATTATTGACCCGGCGCGAAAAAGCTCTTTCCAAAGACCAGATATTGGAAAGCTTGTGGCCCGAAAGCGATTATATGTCGGCGGAGGCGCGATTCAAAGTAGCCCTAAATGCGCTGGTACGTGCGCTTGAACCAGAACGCTCAAGTCGCGCCCAATCCACCTATATAATTAGAACCGGTAGCGGCAGCGACTTATCCTATATGCTGAACCTCGATCCCCGCTATGTGTGGCTGGATGCGATTGCTTTTGAGCAACTGGCAGCACAGGGGGCACATATAGAATTACAAGCCAATAGCAAGGATGACGCGCTGGATGCCTATACCCGTGCCCTTGAATTGTATCGGGGCGACTTTTTGCCGGGATGTCTCTATGAGGATTGGGCAGCAGTCGAGCGAGAAAAATTGCTATCTCTTTTTCTGACCACGGCCGAGAGATTGACTCGCTTGTTGGCAGTGCGAGAACAATGGGAACGTTGTATGGGAGTGTGCCGCTTGATTCTGGCACGTGATAATTGTTGGGAAGAAGCCTACCGCATGATGATTTTGGCGCAATGGCGGCTAGGCAATCGTTCCGCTGCTTTACGCACCTACGACAAGTGTGTCAGTACGTTGGCAGAAGAACTTGGCATAGAGCCGATGTACCAAACTCAGAAGCTCTATAATGAGATTCTGGCAGGCTAG
- a CDS encoding alpha-galactosidase has product MWQLFLMLSIPAILVMLGFYLLPSLASEQRERSTPRDALSNDAGYLVRGTPIVLDSAGRSNYPTASYSYEIFYTPWQRLDSPINSGKVQRAYTFGNNPGPAFLEQYHSDNQNLKMVQYWEKGRMQLENDSTASIVIAPLAYELISGQVRMGDKETLQLAGCDTHIYGEVSSDNPAPTYKSLSSVTSLKPGTNRAEKQVGLTVNATLNQAGEVGSGSDEGLAIYNVKNVNFVEQAGHNIPNVFWDFLNRSGTISQNGVNTTERLYNWSQQFGTPLSEPYWIKALINQRNQDILIQVFENQILIYNPSAKPELRVDTANIGQHYYEWRYAGNQFISDTTQNIKAQGAATTTTGARLIIGNESIMRIITIENGHMSRNMLINRLNGQVYADLKPFVNMSGFSIGLEGQNQVAYQINGDQFSLTGFNMPVWNDTEKELVLNGQISFLGATLQLKLFYRALAGQNFIEKWVQLAPNDKLKDFRVRFATIEDSQVDKSLSPAAPTPEEDTIPMLVPVEKTSSVPGGAIFTDLMVHESGDGGLYFFSATPLGGEYATNRRLTVMQEDNQSLGDGFISGKAVLGVYTGRVDLGYKRFSQYLQNYYSKIGTKWQPVWYSTWYPFTTQINQDIVNTQFEKIKDLGFYDVLHLDAGWEGGMPLQADPQKFPQGLKPLADKTAALGMGLGIWINPFSNGYSKYVYYTDLYRTHPEWRLKDTEQQIEGKPYASGKYGVNTDYYFYVRERLIDLVKNYNVKVIYWDGADWNIPDSEVPNLTEDQRRVERIKGLKRLSALADELRAIRPELVIVAWNSTVNVHLLGAVEQLQLSDKWDLPLGQSEITRLQQFYSATYHIPYYAIWGDWYSISYRENSDNNLAKAPQELIYAEASMIGTGAFNAGASLDLTKAPQDLLDYIKKLFTWRKRFEPYFKVYQHLLDFPSDSQIFGEGHVINGKGFIILNNPTTQEVQTTLPLSAPELELDPNHSYRLFDWSSLTGAQEKGEAKPGEGVAINIPPRSVKIIGIEIEGWLN; this is encoded by the coding sequence TTGTGGCAACTTTTTTTAATGCTCTCAATTCCGGCAATATTAGTCATGTTAGGTTTCTACCTGCTGCCCTCTCTAGCTTCGGAGCAACGTGAACGCAGTACACCCAGAGATGCACTTTCTAATGATGCCGGTTATCTGGTACGTGGTACACCTATAGTGCTTGATTCCGCAGGGCGGAGTAATTACCCTACTGCTAGTTATTCCTACGAAATTTTTTACACTCCATGGCAACGGCTAGATAGCCCGATTAATTCCGGCAAGGTGCAAAGAGCCTATACATTCGGCAATAACCCCGGTCCTGCTTTTCTCGAACAGTACCATTCCGATAATCAGAACCTCAAGATGGTGCAATATTGGGAAAAAGGTCGGATGCAACTGGAAAATGATAGCACCGCTTCGATTGTAATAGCGCCCCTTGCCTACGAGTTAATCAGCGGGCAAGTGCGCATGGGTGATAAAGAAACGCTCCAACTGGCGGGATGTGACACCCATATATATGGTGAAGTCAGTAGTGATAACCCTGCCCCCACTTATAAATCTCTTTCGAGTGTTACCAGCCTGAAACCCGGCACTAACCGAGCTGAAAAGCAAGTTGGTCTGACGGTAAATGCAACGCTAAATCAGGCTGGGGAGGTAGGAAGCGGTAGCGATGAAGGATTGGCAATTTATAATGTAAAAAACGTCAATTTTGTGGAGCAAGCCGGACATAATATTCCGAATGTTTTCTGGGATTTCCTAAATCGCAGCGGCACTATTTCTCAGAATGGTGTAAATACCACCGAACGATTATATAACTGGTCGCAACAATTTGGAACGCCACTCAGCGAACCTTACTGGATAAAAGCCCTTATCAACCAGCGAAATCAGGATATTCTAATTCAGGTCTTTGAAAATCAGATATTGATCTATAATCCCTCTGCCAAACCAGAACTTAGAGTAGATACCGCTAATATAGGTCAGCATTATTACGAATGGCGCTATGCCGGAAATCAATTCATCAGCGATACAACCCAGAATATCAAGGCACAAGGGGCAGCGACCACTACCACGGGGGCAAGGCTGATAATAGGTAACGAAAGCATAATGCGGATTATAACCATAGAAAATGGGCATATGAGCCGCAACATGCTGATAAATCGGCTAAACGGGCAGGTATATGCCGACTTAAAGCCATTTGTAAATATGAGCGGGTTCTCGATTGGGCTAGAGGGGCAAAATCAAGTTGCCTACCAGATAAACGGCGACCAATTCAGCCTGACTGGATTTAACATGCCAGTATGGAATGATACGGAGAAGGAACTGGTATTAAACGGGCAAATTTCATTTCTCGGCGCTACTTTACAGCTTAAACTATTTTACCGCGCGCTGGCAGGGCAAAATTTCATTGAAAAATGGGTGCAGTTAGCGCCAAATGATAAGCTAAAAGATTTTAGGGTGCGCTTCGCTACAATTGAGGATTCGCAGGTTGATAAAAGTCTATCCCCGGCAGCTCCAACACCGGAAGAGGATACAATACCCATGCTTGTTCCGGTTGAAAAAACCAGCAGCGTGCCCGGTGGCGCAATTTTCACCGACCTAATGGTACACGAATCGGGCGATGGCGGTTTGTATTTCTTTTCTGCCACTCCCTTGGGTGGTGAATATGCCACGAACCGTCGCCTCACCGTAATGCAAGAGGATAACCAATCGCTTGGAGATGGCTTTATCAGTGGCAAAGCAGTGCTAGGGGTTTATACGGGACGGGTAGATTTGGGCTATAAGCGCTTTAGCCAATATCTACAAAATTATTACAGCAAAATAGGTACAAAATGGCAACCGGTGTGGTACAGCACTTGGTATCCCTTTACCACCCAGATAAACCAAGATATTGTTAATACTCAATTTGAGAAAATCAAGGATTTAGGTTTTTACGATGTCTTGCACCTCGATGCGGGATGGGAAGGCGGCATGCCGCTCCAAGCTGATCCTCAGAAATTTCCACAGGGTTTAAAACCGCTGGCAGATAAAACTGCTGCGCTAGGTATGGGTTTGGGTATCTGGATTAATCCTTTCTCAAATGGCTACAGCAAATATGTATATTATACCGATTTGTATCGAACCCATCCTGAATGGCGCTTGAAAGACACTGAGCAACAGATAGAAGGGAAGCCATACGCCAGCGGAAAATATGGGGTTAATACCGATTACTATTTCTATGTGCGTGAGCGGTTAATAGACCTTGTTAAAAATTACAACGTTAAAGTTATATATTGGGACGGCGCAGATTGGAATATCCCTGATTCGGAAGTACCTAACCTGACCGAAGACCAACGCCGTGTTGAAAGAATCAAGGGTTTAAAGCGTCTCAGTGCCTTAGCTGATGAATTGCGCGCCATCCGTCCTGAGCTTGTTATTGTGGCGTGGAATAGCACCGTTAATGTGCATTTATTGGGTGCAGTCGAACAATTGCAGCTTTCAGACAAATGGGACTTACCGCTCGGACAAAGCGAGATTACGCGCTTACAACAATTTTATTCTGCCACTTATCACATCCCCTATTATGCAATTTGGGGAGACTGGTATAGTATTAGCTACCGTGAAAATTCCGATAATAACCTAGCGAAAGCTCCGCAGGAACTTATATACGCTGAAGCAAGTATGATTGGCACAGGTGCGTTTAATGCCGGAGCCAGCCTTGACCTTACGAAAGCTCCGCAAGATTTACTGGACTATATCAAGAAGCTCTTTACTTGGCGCAAGCGTTTTGAGCCATATTTCAAAGTGTACCAGCACCTTTTGGATTTTCCATCCGACTCCCAAATTTTCGGGGAGGGTCACGTCATTAATGGGAAAGGCTTTATCATACTTAATAACCCTACCACGCAAGAGGTGCAAACTACCCTACCATTGAGTGCACCTGAGCTTGAACTTGACCCCAACCACAGTTATCGCCTCTTTGATTGGAGTAGCCTGACCGGAGCGCAAGAAAAGGGAGAAGCTAAGCCCGGAGAAGGCGTAGCTATCAACATACCGCCGCGCAGTGTCAAGATTATTGGTATAGAGATAGAGGGTTGGCTCAACTAG
- a CDS encoding aminoacyl-tRNA deacylase has translation MDCRDRLETYLRQQRIPHQMQIHPRAYTAGDVAESEHLPGKLMAKVVIGIADGRVIMLVLPASKVVNPHEAVRAFKAHSFRLAHEYEFADIFDDCELGVLHPFGNLYNLPVYVDQTLAEDETIYFRAGTSTETISLKYADFAKLVQPVLTNFAKEVADTLSR, from the coding sequence ATGGATTGCAGAGATAGATTGGAAACTTACCTCCGCCAGCAGCGGATTCCTCATCAGATGCAAATCCATCCAAGGGCATATACTGCCGGGGATGTGGCGGAAAGCGAACATTTACCGGGGAAATTAATGGCTAAAGTGGTGATCGGTATTGCGGATGGCAGAGTGATTATGTTGGTATTACCTGCTTCAAAAGTGGTAAACCCACATGAGGCAGTGAGGGCGTTTAAAGCACATAGTTTCAGGCTGGCACATGAATACGAATTTGCCGATATTTTTGATGATTGCGAGCTTGGCGTACTCCATCCCTTCGGAAACCTCTATAATTTGCCCGTGTATGTCGATCAAACTCTTGCCGAAGATGAGACAATCTATTTCAGAGCGGGGACTTCCACAGAAACAATCAGCCTCAAATATGCCGATTTTGCCAAATTGGTGCAACCGGTTTTAACAAACTTCGCGAAAGAGGTAGCCGATACATTAAGCAGGTAA